In Candidatus Zixiibacteriota bacterium, one genomic interval encodes:
- a CDS encoding RNA-binding protein, translating to MNIYVGNLSTDATEDDLRQAFEGFGQVTSVNIIKDKFSGESRGFGFVEMSSKEEALAAISGLNGKQLRDRSLNVNEARPRTDGGGGGGRGRNFGGGNRGGGNRRF from the coding sequence ATGAATATCTACGTAGGCAATCTGTCAACCGACGCCACCGAAGACGATCTTCGTCAGGCTTTTGAAGGCTTTGGGCAGGTGACATCAGTGAACATCATCAAGGACAAATTCAGCGGCGAATCGCGCGGATTTGGCTTTGTTGAAATGTCCTCAAAGGAAGAGGCGCTGGCGGCTATCAGCGGCTTGAATGGCAAGCAGCTGCGTGACCGGTCACTCAATGTCAACGAGGCCCGCCCGCGCACCGATGGCGGTGGCGGCGGCGGTCGCGGCCGCAATTTCGGCGGCGGCAATCGTGGCGGCGGCAACAGACGCTTCTAA
- the hpaD gene encoding 3,4-dihydroxyphenylacetate 2,3-dioxygenase, producing MTNFNILRSAIAEFLVTDLDAAREFYCNALGFLLIEETGSALYLGGLEERDRYSLVLRKAEAPGLAAISFKVETERDLESLARRAEIDKLPYRWLDAAAQPGKGKALRLQDPGGIPLEFFCQIEQRDWYLQKFRHHRGARVMRIDHFNCMVRDVARSYEWYTGKLGFHCSELTDTRENPPRPWAVWLHRKQNVHDIALMNGIGPRLHHIGFWASDRVSILDACDVLAASGFTKNIERGPGRHGISNAFFLYLRDPDGNRIEIYTGDYLITEWNRPPVRWNIDNPMRQTFWGHIPPKSWFDEASLVKDVLTDEFMPTAEALLSHRPSYVI from the coding sequence ATGACCAATTTCAACATCCTTCGTTCCGCTATCGCCGAATTCCTTGTCACCGACCTTGATGCCGCCCGCGAATTCTACTGTAACGCTCTCGGATTCCTCTTGATTGAGGAAACCGGTTCCGCCCTGTACCTCGGCGGACTGGAAGAGCGCGACAGATATTCTCTGGTACTGCGCAAAGCCGAGGCTCCCGGACTGGCTGCAATCAGTTTCAAAGTCGAAACGGAGCGTGACCTCGAATCTCTTGCCCGTCGCGCTGAAATAGATAAACTCCCTTACCGTTGGCTCGATGCCGCCGCTCAACCGGGCAAGGGAAAAGCCCTTCGTCTTCAGGACCCCGGCGGCATACCCCTCGAATTCTTCTGCCAGATTGAGCAGCGCGACTGGTATCTCCAGAAATTCCGTCATCATCGCGGCGCCCGCGTTATGCGCATCGACCATTTCAATTGCATGGTGCGTGATGTCGCCAGGTCGTATGAATGGTACACCGGGAAACTCGGCTTTCATTGCTCCGAGTTGACCGACACCAGAGAGAATCCCCCTCGTCCCTGGGCAGTCTGGCTCCATCGCAAACAGAATGTCCACGATATCGCCCTCATGAACGGCATCGGGCCCCGTCTCCATCATATCGGTTTCTGGGCAAGCGACCGGGTCAGCATTCTCGACGCCTGCGATGTTCTGGCGGCATCCGGCTTCACCAAAAACATCGAACGGGGACCCGGACGGCACGGCATCAGCAACGCCTTCTTTCTTTATCTGCGCGACCCCGACGGCAATCGTATCGAAATCTATACCGGCGATTATCTTATCACCGAATGGAACCGCCCTCCGGTTCGCTGGAATATCGACAATCCGATGCGCCAGACATTCTGGGGGCATATCCCGCCGAAGAGTTGGTTTGATGAGGCATCACTGGTAAAAGACGTCTTGACCGATGAGTTTATGCCTACCGCCGAGGCGCTTTTGAGCCATCGTCCCAGTTATGTCATTTAA
- a CDS encoding fumarylacetoacetate hydrolase family protein, whose protein sequence is MKLARWAAQGRIINGTFEDGELVGTDGVRYNPEEAVWLPPSEPQKIIGIALNFADHAEELKLEKPELPAIFIKPSTSLIGHKGKVLMPPGSAYMHYEAELVAIIGKRCRAVKAANALDVVAGYTIGNDITVRDKIGKYFRPPLIAKGWDTFGPVGPYMVTPDEAPDPSDMSLRTFVNGQLRQEGNTRNLIFSLPELIEHISMIMTLEPGDQIWTGTPKGISHIYPGDIIRIEIDGIGALESKIVLGPKL, encoded by the coding sequence ATGAAACTCGCGCGCTGGGCAGCCCAGGGAAGAATTATCAACGGTACCTTTGAAGACGGCGAACTGGTCGGTACCGACGGCGTCCGGTACAATCCCGAGGAAGCAGTCTGGCTGCCGCCATCCGAGCCGCAAAAGATAATCGGCATCGCTCTCAATTTCGCCGACCATGCCGAGGAACTTAAACTCGAAAAACCGGAACTTCCGGCAATTTTCATCAAACCCTCAACCTCTCTAATCGGTCATAAGGGCAAGGTTCTCATGCCGCCGGGAAGCGCGTATATGCACTATGAAGCGGAACTGGTGGCGATAATCGGCAAGAGATGCCGCGCTGTCAAAGCCGCCAACGCCCTTGATGTTGTCGCCGGTTACACTATCGGCAACGATATCACCGTCCGCGACAAAATCGGCAAATATTTTCGCCCCCCTCTCATTGCCAAGGGGTGGGACACTTTCGGTCCGGTTGGACCTTATATGGTCACGCCCGATGAAGCCCCGGACCCGTCCGATATGTCACTGCGGACATTTGTCAACGGACAGTTGCGTCAGGAAGGAAACACTCGCAATTTGATCTTCTCTCTTCCGGAACTGATAGAGCATATCTCGATGATTATGACCCTCGAGCCGGGCGACCAGATCTGGACCGGCACTCCCAAAGGGATTTCTCATATCTATCCCGGCGATATTATCCGTATTGAGATTGACGGCATCGGCGCGCTCGAATCGAAGATTGTCCTGGGACCAAAGTTATAG
- the dapA gene encoding 4-hydroxy-tetrahydrodipicolinate synthase, translating to MRFSGKIIEMIHGSIVPLVTPFRNGCIDEGSLQRLVDWQIASGSHGISVTGTTGEPSSLSHDERKRVFEIVSEAINNRIAFVPATGSNNLEETLELSRYAEKLSADAVLVITPYYVRPSQEGLYQYFRAIASNLALPVILYNIPGRAAINLEIETVLRLRESCPNIVGIKEANKDFEHINLLLHRAGRDFLVYSGIELLCFPILTIGGAGFISATANLLPDKMALLYNLTQQGKWDDARALHFYLTPLNEAVFYEINPVPVKTALGWMGKLDPEVRLPLTAMSPHNQERLKKVLKTYNLINND from the coding sequence ATGCGATTTTCAGGGAAAATTATAGAAATGATTCATGGTTCCATAGTGCCGCTGGTGACGCCGTTTCGCAACGGATGTATTGACGAAGGCAGTCTGCAACGACTGGTTGACTGGCAGATTGCTTCCGGTTCGCACGGCATCTCGGTCACCGGCACAACCGGCGAACCGAGTTCTCTTTCTCATGACGAGCGCAAACGGGTGTTCGAGATTGTGAGCGAAGCGATAAATAATCGTATCGCTTTTGTGCCGGCTACCGGAAGCAATAATCTGGAGGAGACCCTGGAACTTTCGCGATACGCCGAAAAACTGAGCGCCGATGCCGTTCTGGTCATCACCCCTTACTATGTCCGTCCCAGCCAGGAAGGGCTTTATCAATATTTTCGCGCTATCGCGTCAAACCTTGCTCTCCCCGTCATCCTCTACAATATTCCGGGGCGCGCCGCAATTAACCTTGAGATTGAGACTGTCCTGCGCTTGAGAGAATCCTGCCCCAATATTGTCGGCATAAAGGAAGCCAATAAAGATTTCGAGCATATCAATCTTCTGCTTCATCGCGCCGGACGCGATTTCCTGGTTTACTCCGGCATAGAACTTCTCTGTTTCCCGATTCTCACCATCGGCGGCGCCGGTTTTATCAGCGCCACCGCCAATCTCTTGCCGGATAAAATGGCGCTGCTCTACAATCTCACTCAGCAGGGGAAATGGGATGATGCCCGCGCCCTTCATTTTTACCTTACCCCCCTTAATGAAGCGGTCTTCTATGAAATCAATCCGGTGCCGGTTAAGACCGCCCTGGGATGGATGGGCAAGCTCGACCCGGAGGTGCGTCTTCCGCTGACAGCAATGTCACCTCACAATCAGGAACGCCTCAAGAAAGTACTCAAGACTTACAACCTTATCAATAATGATTGA
- the hpaB gene encoding 4-hydroxyphenylacetate 3-monooxygenase, oxygenase component, which translates to MGARRGEEVLTKLREHPHEIWHRGERVVDVTAHEGFRNGARSLAGLYDLQWQFPDEMLFDSPDSGQKVGRSFMIPRTREELKSISKMMKRWADFSFGMMGRSPDYLNRAISAYSGGAQFLAQADPRFGDNAMNYHRFMRENDLSLTHTLINPQSNRAVGPAGQSDPFLAARIKEERDDGLIIRGARMLATLPIADEIMVFPSTLLKSGDEDAPYAFAFAIPCDTKGLKFLCRETVDYGRNHYDHPLGSRFEEQDAVVIFEDVFVPWERVFMLRDVDRCNQAYAATGAVVHMSHQVVVKNIAKTEFLLGLASLMIDAIGIEKIQHVHEKVRDIWVVMEAMRAFLRAAEEDAALDSYGVMRPAWDPLDAARNFFPLLYPNLISIIQQLGASGLVAVPTAADINGPLRDEIKQYFKAARLEAQERIPLFRLAWDASVSAFATRQVLYERFFFGDPVRMAGALFSAHSRDEYMERIRQFLKENIENPCTDD; encoded by the coding sequence ATGGGCGCCAGACGAGGCGAAGAAGTTCTTACAAAATTAAGAGAGCATCCCCACGAGATTTGGCATCGCGGTGAAAGAGTAGTTGATGTGACCGCCCACGAAGGGTTTCGAAACGGCGCCCGCAGTCTTGCCGGATTGTATGACCTCCAGTGGCAATTCCCCGACGAGATGCTGTTCGACTCTCCCGACAGCGGTCAAAAAGTGGGCCGGTCGTTCATGATTCCCCGCACCAGAGAGGAACTAAAATCGATTTCAAAAATGATGAAGCGCTGGGCTGATTTTTCTTTTGGCATGATGGGTCGCTCCCCCGATTACCTCAACCGCGCTATCAGCGCTTATTCCGGCGGCGCGCAATTTCTGGCGCAAGCCGACCCCCGTTTCGGCGATAACGCTATGAATTATCACCGCTTTATGCGGGAAAATGATCTCAGTTTGACACATACTCTTATCAATCCCCAGTCCAACCGCGCCGTTGGTCCCGCCGGACAAAGCGACCCCTTTCTGGCGGCACGAATTAAAGAAGAGCGGGATGACGGCCTTATCATCCGCGGCGCCAGAATGCTGGCGACTCTGCCAATCGCCGATGAAATCATGGTCTTCCCGTCAACGCTTCTCAAAAGCGGCGATGAAGATGCCCCATACGCTTTTGCCTTCGCCATCCCCTGCGACACGAAAGGCTTGAAATTTCTCTGCCGTGAGACTGTCGATTACGGACGAAACCATTATGACCATCCGCTCGGCTCCCGGTTCGAAGAACAGGATGCGGTGGTGATATTCGAGGACGTCTTCGTCCCCTGGGAGCGGGTCTTCATGCTCCGCGACGTCGACCGCTGCAATCAGGCGTATGCCGCCACCGGCGCCGTGGTTCATATGTCGCATCAGGTGGTGGTCAAGAATATCGCCAAGACCGAATTCCTGCTGGGATTGGCGTCACTCATGATAGATGCCATCGGCATCGAAAAAATCCAGCACGTCCACGAGAAAGTTCGCGACATCTGGGTGGTGATGGAAGCAATGAGAGCGTTCCTCCGTGCCGCCGAAGAGGATGCCGCCCTCGACAGTTACGGTGTCATGCGCCCGGCCTGGGACCCGCTTGATGCCGCCCGAAATTTCTTCCCCCTCCTCTATCCTAATCTGATATCGATTATCCAGCAACTCGGCGCCAGCGGTCTGGTCGCCGTGCCGACTGCCGCCGATATCAATGGTCCCCTCCGGGACGAGATTAAACAGTATTTCAAAGCAGCCCGCCTCGAGGCCCAGGAGCGGATTCCTCTCTTTCGCCTTGCCTGGGATGCCTCTGTTTCCGCTTTCGCAACCCGACAGGTGCTCTACGAGCGGTTCTTCTTCGGCGACCCGGTCAGAATGGCCGGCGCCCTCTTTAGTGCCCACAGCCGTGACGAATATATGGAGCGGATTCGCCAGTTCCTCAAAGAAAATATTGAAAATCCCTGTACTGATGACTGA
- a CDS encoding cupin domain-containing protein, which translates to MKVIRLKEGESYEPEKDWKRVSLCNQKDISIEHFIKPPGHSSPKHEHPSAQVLVVLKGKISVITDSEKADLGEGDAVYIPGNESHVVTNPLPTPSVGLDIFVPGRSFDFWTKRKK; encoded by the coding sequence ATGAAAGTAATTCGACTCAAAGAGGGTGAAAGTTACGAACCGGAGAAAGATTGGAAACGAGTCAGTCTCTGCAACCAGAAAGATATCTCCATAGAACATTTCATCAAACCGCCGGGGCATTCCTCGCCGAAACACGAGCATCCCAGCGCCCAGGTACTGGTCGTGCTCAAAGGCAAAATCTCGGTAATAACTGATTCCGAAAAAGCGGACCTGGGGGAAGGGGACGCCGTCTATATCCCCGGCAATGAAAGTCATGTGGTGACCAATCCGCTGCCGACCCCGTCGGTGGGGCTGGATATTTTTGTCCCCGGTCGCTCTTTTGATTTCTGGACAAAACGCAAAAAATAA
- a CDS encoding DinB family protein — protein sequence MTEVVRLHDQLHRSYWGDAWHGPSLKDVLSGVSAVKAASKPLRNAHSIWEIVLHVNAWLDAARRRIEGEKLNLTDEQDWPALKKKGPQAWKETLQILENNQILLEDTVKQLPDARLSDNLTGGAYTIYFQLQGIIQHTLYHTGQIALLRK from the coding sequence ATGACTGAGGTGGTTCGGTTGCACGACCAGCTGCACCGCTCCTACTGGGGCGATGCCTGGCATGGTCCCTCCCTTAAAGACGTCCTGAGTGGGGTCAGCGCCGTAAAGGCGGCCTCCAAACCGCTGCGCAATGCTCACAGTATCTGGGAAATAGTCTTGCATGTAAACGCCTGGCTGGATGCCGCGCGGCGACGAATCGAAGGGGAAAAACTTAATCTTACCGATGAGCAGGATTGGCCCGCCCTGAAGAAAAAAGGTCCCCAAGCCTGGAAAGAGACATTGCAGATTCTGGAGAACAACCAGATTCTTCTTGAAGATACCGTCAAGCAGTTGCCGGACGCCCGCCTCTCCGACAATCTGACCGGCGGCGCCTACACTATCTATTTCCAGTTGCAGGGAATTATCCAGCATACTTTGTATCACACCGGTCAAATCGCCCTGCTTAGAAAGTGA
- a CDS encoding DUF4396 domain-containing protein → MENHHAHHGAKEQAVSMNRLALSATVHCLTGCSIGEVLGMVIGTAAGMENWTTIILSVILAFIFGYSLTLLPLLRARVDLKTALGLALAADTLSIVIMEIVDNGIMLVIPGAMDAGLSQPLFWGSLLLSLILAGVAAYPANRWLIMRGAGHVRVLQYHRHH, encoded by the coding sequence ATGGAAAATCATCACGCTCACCACGGCGCCAAAGAGCAGGCGGTCTCGATGAATCGTCTGGCTCTAAGCGCTACCGTACATTGTCTCACCGGCTGCTCTATCGGGGAAGTGCTGGGGATGGTAATTGGTACGGCGGCAGGGATGGAGAATTGGACGACGATTATCTTATCGGTTATACTTGCTTTCATTTTCGGGTATTCCTTGACCCTTTTGCCGCTGCTTCGAGCGAGGGTTGACCTTAAGACCGCCCTGGGGCTGGCGCTGGCGGCAGATACCCTCTCCATTGTCATAATGGAAATTGTCGATAACGGGATAATGCTGGTGATTCCGGGGGCGATGGACGCCGGTTTGAGCCAACCCCTTTTCTGGGGAAGTCTTCTGTTGTCATTGATTCTTGCCGGTGTCGCCGCTTATCCGGCTAACCGCTGGTTGATAATGCGCGGCGCCGGACATGTACGGGTGCTGCAGTATCACCGTCATCATTGA
- a CDS encoding Fur family transcriptional regulator, producing the protein MIDLVALLRRRGIQPTPQRLAVADFILGSRAHPSADQVLENVRRKCPTISRATVYNTLNLMAEKGLVKTQLLKEGTVIFDSNIDRHHHFIDEETGQVSDIPWEAVKVTGEKSLKEFEIHEFQVIMRGRKKRNKSS; encoded by the coding sequence ATGATTGACCTCGTTGCCCTTCTGCGACGCCGCGGCATTCAGCCGACACCGCAACGTCTGGCCGTGGCAGACTTCATTCTCGGCTCGCGGGCGCACCCTTCAGCCGACCAGGTTCTGGAGAATGTCCGGCGCAAATGCCCCACTATCTCTCGCGCTACCGTTTACAACACTCTGAATCTTATGGCGGAGAAGGGGCTGGTTAAGACTCAACTTCTCAAGGAAGGAACCGTTATCTTCGACTCCAACATTGACCGGCATCACCATTTCATCGATGAAGAAACGGGGCAGGTCTCTGATATCCCCTGGGAAGCGGTCAAAGTAACGGGCGAAAAGTCACTGAAAGAATTTGAGATTCACGAATTCCAGGTGATTATGCGGGGACGAAAGAAAAGAAATAAATCTTCTTGA
- a CDS encoding flavin reductase family protein, whose amino-acid sequence MTENSSNITPSAFRRTMGLFATGVTVMLTEADSDVHGMTANAVSSLSLDPMLILICVKKGSRTAELVQKAKYFSINFLGAHQEALSNYFAGIKTGKKVDFQIEPWKQGKRLNNCLAAVLCSLANITEGGDHWIVIGKVEDLYINENSTEPLLVFGGSYHTLGAQPIAPAPDTWEPLSNIPQIFYDPWENQ is encoded by the coding sequence ATGACTGAGAATAGTTCAAATATCACTCCCTCTGCCTTCCGCAGAACCATGGGGCTATTTGCCACCGGAGTTACGGTCATGCTCACCGAAGCCGACAGCGATGTGCACGGGATGACCGCCAATGCCGTCTCCTCACTTTCCCTCGACCCGATGCTGATTCTTATCTGCGTTAAGAAAGGTTCCCGAACAGCGGAACTGGTGCAGAAGGCAAAATATTTCAGCATTAATTTCCTGGGCGCTCATCAGGAAGCGCTCTCCAACTATTTTGCCGGCATCAAAACAGGGAAGAAAGTGGACTTTCAAATCGAACCGTGGAAACAGGGGAAACGTCTCAATAATTGCCTGGCGGCGGTTCTCTGCTCGCTCGCCAATATTACCGAAGGGGGCGACCATTGGATTGTCATTGGAAAAGTGGAAGACTTGTACATAAACGAAAATTCGACCGAGCCGCTGCTGGTCTTCGGCGGCAGTTACCATACTCTCGGCGCCCAGCCGATTGCCCCTGCCCCGGACACATGGGAGCCGCTTTCCAACATACCTCAAATCTTTTATGACCCATGGGAAAACCAATGA
- a CDS encoding zf-HC2 domain-containing protein, with protein sequence MKDCSTYISNLCDYIDGDLEPELCKQIEAHLGECPDCKVMLDTLRQTVKICREDGRCEELPEELSRR encoded by the coding sequence ATGAAAGACTGTTCCACATATATATCCAACCTTTGCGATTATATTGATGGCGACCTGGAGCCGGAACTCTGTAAGCAGATTGAGGCTCATCTGGGGGAATGCCCCGACTGCAAGGTGATGCTCGATACGCTGCGCCAGACGGTGAAAATCTGCCGCGAGGATGGCCGCTGCGAGGAACTTCCGGAGGAACTCTCCCGCCGCAT
- a CDS encoding sigma-70 family RNA polymerase sigma factor yields the protein MDERELVARAQGGDYDAFTRLVEKYERQLFAVAKRMTRNQQDAEDILQETLLKAIDNIDKFRGESSFGTWLYSIALNQGRAHLQKEKRSEIRSLEEFLPVRDHEAHGNAALSEWRDPHTVMERAQIRDFLESAIDKLRAEYSIPFILRYHEDMSVKEIAEVMKLSEAAVKSRILRARLFLRDKLDALLKVETPK from the coding sequence ATGGATGAAAGAGAACTGGTAGCCCGGGCGCAGGGCGGCGACTATGACGCCTTCACCCGGCTGGTGGAAAAATATGAGCGGCAGCTTTTTGCGGTCGCCAAAAGAATGACCCGCAATCAGCAGGATGCCGAAGATATTTTGCAGGAGACCCTTCTGAAAGCGATTGACAATATCGATAAGTTCCGCGGCGAAAGTTCGTTTGGCACCTGGCTTTATTCTATCGCGCTGAACCAGGGAAGGGCGCATCTTCAGAAAGAAAAACGCTCGGAGATAAGGTCGCTGGAGGAATTTCTGCCGGTGCGCGACCATGAAGCGCACGGGAATGCGGCGCTGTCGGAGTGGCGCGACCCGCATACTGTCATGGAAAGGGCGCAGATTCGAGATTTCCTGGAAAGCGCCATCGATAAGCTGCGGGCGGAGTATTCGATACCGTTTATTCTAAGGTATCATGAGGATATGAGTGTCAAGGAGATTGCCGAAGTGATGAAACTTTCGGAGGCGGCGGTGAAATCGCGGATACTGCGGGCGCGGCTTTTCCTGCGCGACAAACTTGATGCTCTTCTGAAAGTCGAGACACCAAAATGA
- the hpaE gene encoding 5-carboxymethyl-2-hydroxymuconate semialdehyde dehydrogenase gives MRYYTKHFINNRFLESRDGGKFDILTPVTNETIGHAASGKSDDIDAAVRAARLAFDSGVWSKMPVEIRSRKIRHIGDLIIKHADEIAELEIIDTGIPRKQITGSAIPRAAENFYFFAEQLKLLEGKSFKGDGWHNYVTYRPVGVAGLITPWNTPFMLETWKVAPALASGNCVVLKPAEWSPLSADKLAQIIQEADLPAGVFNLVHGFGETAGAPLVAHPEVQLISFTGETATGMEIIRNGASTLKRFSMELGGKSPAIVFSDADIDRALDGITWQIYSLNGERCTANSRLLLHKKIFNQFVEKLKERVGKIKVGDPDDISTEIGPLIHPEHWQRVRRYIDIARSEGAEIALGGDRPPGFEKGNYFAPTLILNVKNEMRIAQEEVFGPVLAVIPFESEEEAIRLANDIKYGLAGYIWTNDMARAHRLAEALECGMVWINSHNVRDLRLPFGGSKFSGIGREGGRWSFEEFYFDTKSVQIPTGEHHIPKIGI, from the coding sequence ATGAGATATTACACAAAGCATTTCATCAATAACCGGTTTCTCGAATCAAGAGATGGCGGGAAGTTCGATATTCTGACTCCGGTTACCAATGAAACCATTGGTCATGCTGCATCAGGCAAATCCGACGATATCGATGCCGCTGTCAGGGCGGCGCGATTGGCGTTTGATTCGGGAGTCTGGTCGAAGATGCCGGTGGAAATTCGCTCCCGAAAAATCCGCCATATCGGCGACCTGATTATCAAACATGCCGATGAGATTGCCGAACTGGAAATCATCGATACCGGCATCCCCCGCAAGCAGATTACCGGAAGCGCCATTCCGCGAGCGGCGGAGAATTTCTATTTCTTCGCCGAGCAACTCAAATTGCTGGAAGGAAAATCTTTCAAAGGTGACGGCTGGCACAATTATGTCACCTACCGTCCGGTCGGAGTCGCCGGTCTTATTACCCCCTGGAATACACCTTTCATGCTCGAGACCTGGAAAGTAGCCCCGGCGCTCGCCTCGGGAAATTGCGTGGTGCTGAAACCGGCGGAGTGGTCTCCCCTCTCGGCCGATAAACTGGCGCAGATAATTCAGGAAGCCGACCTGCCGGCCGGTGTTTTCAACCTTGTGCACGGCTTCGGCGAAACCGCCGGCGCCCCGCTGGTGGCGCATCCCGAGGTGCAACTTATCTCCTTCACCGGCGAAACCGCCACCGGTATGGAAATTATCCGTAATGGCGCCTCGACCTTAAAGCGATTCAGCATGGAACTGGGGGGCAAGTCGCCTGCTATTGTTTTTTCGGATGCCGATATTGACCGCGCCCTTGATGGCATCACCTGGCAGATTTACAGTCTTAATGGCGAGCGCTGCACTGCCAATTCGCGACTGTTATTGCACAAAAAAATATTTAACCAATTTGTTGAGAAATTAAAAGAGCGAGTCGGCAAAATCAAAGTCGGCGACCCGGATGATATCTCCACCGAAATCGGACCGCTTATTCATCCCGAGCACTGGCAGCGCGTGCGCCGTTATATCGATATCGCCCGCAGCGAGGGCGCCGAGATTGCGCTCGGCGGCGACCGCCCCCCCGGCTTCGAAAAAGGGAACTATTTCGCCCCCACCCTTATCCTGAACGTGAAAAACGAAATGCGGATTGCTCAGGAAGAGGTCTTCGGGCCGGTCTTGGCGGTTATCCCGTTCGAGAGCGAAGAGGAGGCGATTCGGCTTGCCAACGACATTAAATATGGCTTAGCCGGCTATATCTGGACCAATGACATGGCGCGAGCGCATCGCCTTGCCGAGGCCCTCGAATGCGGCATGGTCTGGATTAATTCGCACAATGTCCGCGACCTGCGGCTGCCGTTTGGGGGAAGTAAATTCAGCGGTATAGGCCGCGAAGGGGGACGATGGAGCTTTGAAGAGTTTTATTTCGACACCAAATCGGTTCAAATACCAACCGGGGAACATCATATCCCGAAAATCGGAATCTGA